The segment TGCTCCCTTTATGGCTGCAAGGGTTCCAACATTCATAAATACTGGAGTCTTTATAGTTCCATGTACTGTTTCAAATTTTCCTCTTCTAATTTTACCACTTTTCTTAAGTAGTGTATATTTTCCCATTTATTCACTTCCTTAGTTCATTATTTTATAAACATAGCATCTCCAAAGCTAAAAAATCTATATCTTTCTTTAACAGCTGTATTATATGCATTCATTATACTATCTCTACCTGCTAAAGCACTTACAAGCATTATTAAAGTAGATTCAGGTAAATGAAAATTAGTAATTAATGCATCAACTATTTTTAATTTACATCCTGGATATATAAATATATCCGTCCAACCTGATTGTTCTCTTGCTATACCATCTTTTTTACCTATAGTTTCTAAAGTTCTACAAGAAGTTGTACCAACAGCAACTACTCTACCGCCTTTTTTCTTAGTTTCGTTAATAACTTCCGCAGTTTCTTTAGACATAGTATAGTATTCAGAATGCATATGATGATCTTCTATTTTTTCTACCTTTACAGGTCTAAAAGTACCTAGCCCTACATGAAGGGTTACAAAAGCTAACTTAATTCCCTTGTCTTGTATTTTTTTAAGAAGTTCTTTAGTAAAATGAAGCCCAGCTGTAGGTGCTGCTGCAGAACCCACTTCCTTAGAATATACAGTTTGGTATCTTTCCTTATCTTTAAGCTTTTCTGTAATATAAGGTGGCAGTGGCATTTGTCCTAATTTATCAAGAACTTCTTCAAATATACCCTGATATTCAAATTCCACTATTCTACTACCTTCTTCTCCCATACCTAAAACCTTTGCTTTTAATTCACCATTTCCAAAAATAAATTCGGCACCAATTTTTGCTTTTTTCCCAGGTTTCACTAAGGTTTCCCAGGTATTATTTCCAGTTCTCTTAAGTAGTAAAAACTCCATTTTTCCACCAGTAGCTACCTTACTTCCAATGAGTCTTGCTGGAAGTACTCTAGTGTTGTTTAATATCAAGCAGTCTTCAGGATTCAAATAATCTATAATGTCTTTGAAATGCTTGTGCTCTATATCCCCATTTATTTTATCTAGAACCATTAATCTAGATTCATCTCTTTTCTCAGTAGGATGCTGAGCTATTAGTTCTTCTGGTAATTCAAAGTAAAAATCTTTTACATCCATACATATCCTTCCTTCTTATGTTATTTACCTTTAAAACATAGAAACTTGATTTGAATTTCTATAATCCTTAGGCATATCCTTTTTTAAATGTCTAAATGCTTTTTCAGTGGCCAATCTTCCTCTTGGTGTTCTTATTACAAATCCTTTTTGCATTAAATAAGGTTCATATACATCCTCTATAGTATCAAGTTCTTCACCTATAAAATAAGCCAAGGTTTCAAGTCCTACAGGACCTCCTTTAAAGTTTTCAACTATGGCCTTTAGTATCTTATTATCTATTGTATCAAAGCCTTCTTGGTCAACATCCAATAAATTCAGTGCAAGCTTTGCTATTTCAAGGTCTATAAAGCCATTCCCTTTAACCAAAGAATAATCCCTTACTCTTTTTAATATTCTGTTTGCTATTCTAGGTGTGCCTCGAGAACGCCTAGCAATTTCAATAGCAGCCTCTTTATCTATCTTTAGATTTAATATCTTAGAGGATCTTAGAATTATATCTGTAAGCTCATCTACCTCGTAAAATTCCATAGGACATAAGACTCCAAATCTATCTCTAAGAGGAGATGTTAATAACCCTACTCTAGTGGTTGCCCCAATTAAAGTAAACTTAGATAAATCAAGTCTTATTGATTTTGCAGCAGCACCCTTTCCTATGACTATATCCAAAGCAAAATCCTCCATAGCAGGATATAATATCTCCTCTACAGCCCTATTTAGCCTGTGAATTTCATCTATAAAAAGAACATCATAAGTATTTAAACTTGTAAGTATAGCAGCTAAATCTCCAGCTCTTTCAATAGCAGGACCAGAAGTTATTTTTAAACTTCCTCCCATTTCTTTTGCTATTATATTTGCCAAAGTAGTTTTACCAAGCCCTGGGGGGCCATATAAAAGCACATGGTCTAGAGGTTCCTCCATCTTTATTGCAGCCTTTACAAATATATCTAGTTTCTCTTTTACCTTTTTCTGTCCTATATATTCATTAAAGCTTTGAGGTCTTAGAGAATACTCATTTTCCAAATCTCCATCTAAACTAGAAGCAGTAATAAATCTATCCTCCATTAACATCACCTCAATTCATTAAATATTTTAAGGAGTTTTTAATTAAATCCTCCACAGTGTCACCTTCTACGGATTTTAAAGCTTTATTTGCTTCTTTCTCATTATAACCTAAAGAAATTAAAGCTTGAACTGTTTCCATACATATTTTGTCATTTATAGAATTATTTTTCATACTTTCAATTTCATCAATAGATTCTTCTTCTATTAAAATCTTATCTTTCAGCTCTAATATTATCCTCTGAGCAGTTTTTTTACCTATTCCAGGAGCTTTTGTAATAAGCACTTCATCTTTAAGAACTACAGCTTTCTTTAAGCCATCAACACTACTTATTGAAAGTAATGAAAGTGCTGCTTTTGGTCCAACTCCATTTACTTTTAAAAACAAGTTAAATAGCTCAAGCTCTTCCCTTGTCATAAATCCATATATGCCTATAAAATCTTCTCTTACAATTTGCATTGTATATATTGTAATTTCATCATTTATATTAGGTACTGTTGTCATTGTAGTTCCTGAAGTGAATATTTTATATCCTATGCCATGATTTTCTACAATTATATAATCTTCATTAATTCCTTTATAAACGCCTTTTATATACTCGTACACCTATATCCACCCCTTCCAACAGAAAATTACATTAGCGACTATATAATACTTTACCACCTTACTTAATTTTATTCAAGAAAAAAGAGCATATACTTTCAGCAAACTAGCTAAAATTATACGCTCAAATTTAATTTATGAATCATAATTTGTAATCATTTCCATCGCCTCATGGCGACTACCAAATTGAAAATTCTTGTCACCTTCTCTTAAAATGTCTATGTCCATTTTTCCCAGCATATCTATTTTAAAATCTGTTATATCCTCATCTGATTCAATATACATATTTCCTTTATCATCAGTTTTAAATATAGCTAAAACTTCGCAGTTCTGTAGTTTTTTAATGCCTACTACATATTTATTTGGTGAATAGTTTCCAATTTTTCTAGTTAAAACCACTTCTTTACTGTTCATGCCTTCTAGTTTATAGCTATCCTTTTCAAAATATCTTACTAATTTTTCCCTATTAAAACCAATAATATCTCCATAGGCTTTTCCAGCTATCTTTTCTTCTATTACTTCTTCCCCACTTTTAGCATACAGAGTTTTAAAAATAAGTTTTGTATTGCTATTTACAGTATTTTCAAATTTAAACTCACTCATTACAGAGTTGCTATTTTCATAAATTTCACTATTGTGTTTATAACTTTTACTATATCTTAAATATCCATAAAATGAACTAGCAAACATAAGAGACATAACTATAACAATCATTATAAGGTATTTCTTTTTCTTAAACATAATATCCCTCCTCTAGCAGGTATTATGCCCATTTTTTTCATTTTTATACAACTTAACTATGATACTGCAAGAACTTTTATTATTTTAACTTTATGTTTTTTATAACATAGCAAAAACACCTTATTAAACTTCTACATAAGCTTAATAAGGTGTTTTTACATATTTTTATTATTCTTCAAATCCTTCTGGGAACTCTGCATTGTGATAAACGTCTTGAACGTCATCATCATCTTCAAGTTGATCAAGCATTTTTTGGAATTTTGTTGCAGTGCTTTCATCAATAGCAGTAAGAGTATCTGGAATCATTTTTATCTCTGCTTCTAAAAATTCTAATTCATTAGATTCTAAAGCTTCTCTAACGGAACCAAAATCTTCAGGTTCAGTTGTAACTACATATACCTCATCCTCTGCTTCAAAATCCTCAGCACCTGAATCCAATACCATCATCATAAGCTCATCTTCATCCAAACCATCTTTTTTTTCAATGACAATTTGGCCCTTCTTTTGGAACATAAAAGAAACGCATCCAGTTGATCCCATGTTTCCACCGTGCTTTGTAAATGCATGTCTTACATTACCGGCACTTCTATTTTTGTTATCAGTTAATACATTAACTATAACAGCTATGCCAGCTGGACCATATCCTTCATAAACTATTTCATCAAAATTGGCATCTCCCAATTCTCCAGAAGCCTTTTTAATTGATCTAGTTATTGTATCATTAGGCATATTACTAGCCTTAGCTTTTGCAACAACATCTCTTAATCTTGGATTTGCATCTAAATTAGCTCCTCCAGTTTTAACTGCAACCATTATTTCTTTACCTATTTTTGTGAAAATTTTTCCTCTTTTCGCATCTGTTTTACCTTTTTTGGCTTGAATATTATGCCATTTTGAATGTCCTGACATCGGTAATTTCCCCCTAACTTTATCTATAGTAAATTGTACTTTCATAATATTTTATTATACCATACAATTTTATATAACTTAGTTTATACAAACACACTAATTATAGCACAAACCCTTCTATAATTTCAAATATATCCTTCAATTAAACTATATAATTTCATATATACACATAACTAATTTTTATAATTTCTTTAATAATACTATTTTCTACATTCTAGTTATTATTTACTTTTGTAATACTGAAGATTACACATTTTTCCTAAATAATTGTATTTAAGAACTACTTTATCCTCTTGCTTTTCAAATACCTTAACGAAGCCTTTGGCTTTTCCACTGTTAAGCGTCCCTTTTGACCCCTGAAATTCTTCTATTTCCTTATAACAAAGTCTTATCATATTATCTTTCTTATCAATAAACTTTACCTCTAACTTGCTTTTTTCATCTTCTGCCTCTAAGTTAAATTCTATAACATCATCTTTCTCAATGCATTGAATTTTTGTTATAGATGATTTCTTATAAACAAAATTTAAATCTTTATCATTATCATTTTTTAAATTCAAGTTAACTAATACTTCATCACTTAATTTTTTTCCAAAAACTACAGGACAATAATTTAATACACTTATACTTCCACTTTTTCTATCTCCATTTTGATTTTCTAAATTTAAGCATGTTACTTTATTCCAGAAATCAAAACTAGCATTTGCATATATTTTATATTCATAGCCAGAACACTCCTCTGGAATAACCTTATACTCTTCTTCGTTGTATTTTATATATCCACTATACTTAGTATCAAATTCATCAATTTTTAAAGCCACATTTAAATGATTGTTTAGTAGAGAATTGGCATATCTACTTTCTTTTTTAAATTCCAATTAAAACTACCTGATTGACACATAAACTCTTTGTGCATTTTTGATGAGTTGCTTCCAAGATATACATCGCCCTTTAAATAATTATCGCAAACTATACAGTGTCCTATAGCTATCTCTTTTTCTTTATAATCTAATACATTAAAATAATCTCCACCATAGAAATTACTTACCTGAGCTTTGTCCTCTCCCCAAGTACCTGCTCTTACCATAGCATAAGAAGGTTCTGTAAACTTTGGATTTAAAGAAGATTCCTTTGGATTTACTGCGTAATATTGAATAAAGAAAGATTTCTTTTCTCCAGTTTTCGAATTAATCCCTACAAAAAAATGCCACCAGTATTTATATTTACTAAATTCTAATTTCCATTTTAATTTATTTATAGTTTTCGTTAGCTCCATACAACCTTCTCTCCTTTATTTTAATTATATATTATTTATTTTAAATGTATAATTCTATATTATTACATTAATCCCTACTATTTCATAAAAATTTAACATATTGTTCATTAAAAAAATCCAGCATTGACTCCTAAAAGAAATTCTTTTAGAATGATTCAATACTGGATTTTCCTTTGATTTAACTATTAAGCTCTAGCTTTTTCCTTAGCTTCTTCAAGCATACTTTTAACTTTCATAAGCCTTGTTAAGTTTCCTCTTTCATTTTCATCCAATTTCATTTGAATGTATTTAATAGTTTCTTGAAGTTGAGGTATTGTCATATACTCAAGTGCATTAACTCTTCTTCTAGTCTTTTCTATTTCATCAGACATAAGCTGACAAGATTTCTCTACTTCTGCAAGTTCTAAAAGCTTTGGAAGTATATCGCATAACTTTTCTAAAGCTCCATCTAATTCTGCGGAAGTATTTGCAAATCCATAAGGGTATATGCTTCCTTCATCTTCTCCAAGTTCTCTTTTAAAATTCATAACAGGAACATTAACACTCATTATGTTTTTCTTAGTTACCTCAACAGATATGTTCTCTTTTGGATAAGATATAGCTTCTTCCAAAAATTCTGAAGACATAAGTGCTCTTGCTATAACGAATTTCTTTAGTGAAGATCCTAATTCTTCCTCAACACTTTTTCTTAATTGATTATTGTGTTTAATTAAATCTATGAATCTTCTCATAAGCTCATCCTGTTTATCTTTCAATAACTTATGACCTCTAGTTGCAGTTACTAGCCTTTTTTTGAGCTGAGTTAGCTCCATTCGAGTAGGATTTACATTTAGCCTTGCCATGGCTAATCATCCTTTCTTTCTTCAAGATATTTCTCTAAATACTCATCTCTAATTCTCTTAAGCTCAGTTTTTGGAAGTATTTTCAATAACTTCCACCCAAGGTTTAAGGTTTCTTCTACTGTTCTATTTGTTCCAAATCCTTGAGCTACATACTCTTTCTCAAAGCTCTCAGCAAATTCTGCATACTTCTTATCAATGTCTGACAAAGCAGACTCTCCAAGTATTGCAGCTAGTTCTTTCGCTTGCTTACCTTGAGCATAGGCTGAAAACAATTGATTCATAGTATCTGCATGATCTTCTCTTGTTTTTCCCTTTCCTATTCCTTTATCCTTAAGTCTTGATAGGGAAGGCAATACGTCTATTGGAGGCATAATTCCTTTTTTATAAAGTTCTCTTGATAGAATTATCTGGCCTTCTGTTATATATCCAGTTAAATCTGGAATTGGATGAGTCTTATCATCTTCTGGCATTGTAAGAATTGGAATCTGTGTTATTGACCCCTCTTTGCCTCTTATTCTTCCAGCTCTTTCATATATAGTAGAAAGATCTGTATACAAATAGCCTGGATATCCTCTTCTTCCTGGAACTTCTTTTCTAGCTGCAGAAACTTCACGAAGAGCCTCACAGTAGTTAGTTATATCAGTTAAAATTACAAGAACATGCATTCCTTTTTCGTAAGCTAAATACTCAGCAGTAGTTAAAGCCATTCTTGGAGTTGCTATTCTTTCTATAGCTGGGTCTGAAGCTAAATTCATGAATAAAACAGATCTATCAATAGCACCAGTTTTTGTGAATTCTTCTACGAAGAATTCTGCTTCTTCAAAAGTTATTCCAATAGCTGCGAATACAACAGCAAATTTAGAACTAGAATTCAAAACTTTCGCCTGTCTTGCTATTTGCGCTGCAAGCTCAGCATGTGGAAGTCCTGATCCAGAAAACACTGGCAATTTTTGACCTCTTACTAGAGTGTTAAGTCCATCTATAGCAGAAATACCAGTTTGTATAAACTCTGAAGGGAAATCTCTAGCTACTGGATTAATAGCTTCACCGTTTATGTCTAATCTTTTTTCAGGAATTATCTTAGGACCGTGATCTTTTGGTTTTCCCATACCATCAAAAACTCTTCCCAACATATCTTCTGATACACCAATCTCTAGTGGTCTTCCTAGAAACTTAGCTTTTGTACCTTTTAAATTTATTCCTGATGAACCTTCAAACAACTGAACCATAGCCTTATCCCCATCAATTTCAAGGACTTTTCCTCTTCTTAGCTCTCCTGTTTGTATTTCAATTTCAACTAGTTCATCGTATTTAACACCCTCAACACCTTCTACAATCATTAAAGGGCCAACTATCTCTTTAACTGTCCTGTACTCCTTAAGCATCTAGAACCCCTCCTTCACTGATGAGACTATTCATTTGGTTCTTTAGCTCACTATATACTCCTTCAATCTTATCTATTTCATCTTCTGGAGTATACTTACTTCTTGCTATTTTATCTCTTACAGGTAGTTTCAATATTTTATCTAAATAAACTCCTGCTTTTAAAGCTTTTTCTGCTTCTAATTTAAATTCAATTATTAATTTCAACATTTTATATTGCTTATCCAAAGATGCATAAGTATCTATTTCATGGAAAGCATTCTGCTGTAAATAATCTTCTCTTATAGATTTAGCTACTTCTAATTTAAGTCTATCTTTTTCAGATAAAGCGTCAATACCTACTAGTCTAACTATTTCTTCAAGTTTTGCTTCTTCTTGAAGTAAAACCATAGCTTCTCTTGTATACTTAGACCAATCTGAAGCAACTTTCTTATCCATCCAAGAACCCATCTTTTCTGAATACAAAGAGTAAGAGTTTAACCAGTTAATTGATGGGAAGTGTCTTCTATATGCAAGCTGAGCATCTAGTCCCCAGAACACTTTAACTATTCTTAGTGTAGCCTGAGTAACTGGTTCAGATAAATCTCCACCTGGAGGAGATACTGCTCCTATAGCTGTAACTGCTCCTTGTCTTTCCTCACCACCAAGGCATACAACTTTACCTGCTCTTTCATAGTAATCTGCAAGTCTTGAACCTAAATATGCTGGGTATCCTTCATCACCTGGCATTTCTTCAAGTCTTCCGGACATCTCTCTTAAAGCTTCTGCCCAACGAGAAGTTGAATCAGCCATTATTGAAACTGAATAACCCATATCTCTAAAGTACTCTGCTATAGTTATACCTGTATATATTGATGCTTCTCTTGCTGCAACTGGCATATTTGATGTATTTGCAATAAGAACTGTTCTCTTCATCAAACTTTCACCAGTTCTTGGATCTTTAAGTTCAGGGAACTCGTTAAGAACATCTGTCATTTCATTACCACGTTCTCCGCATCCAACATATACAACTATCTCTGCATCTCCCCATTTAGCTATCTGGTGCTGAACAACAGTTTTACCAGCTCCAAAAGGTCCTGGTACTGCAGCTGCTCCTCCCTTTGCTACTGGGAAAAATGTATCTATAACTCTTTGTCCTGTAATCATAGGCTCAACTGGGTTTAATTTTCTTGAATATGGTCTTCCTTTTCTTACAGGCCATTTTTGTAGAAGGCTTAATTCTCTATCACCTTTTTCTGTATCTAAAACACAAACTATTTCTTCGATAGTAAAATCACCTTGTTTTATTTCTTTAATTTTTCCTTTTACTCCAAATGGAACCATTATCTTGTGAAGTACAACTGGAGTTTCTTGTATAGTACCAATAACGTCTCCTGCTTCTACCTCATCTCCAGCTTTTAAAATTGGATTAAAACTCCATTTTTTCTCTCTATCAAGTGCTAAAACCGAAACACCTTTTGTCAAGAAAGAACTTTGTGATTTTTTCATAAAAGCATCTAGAGGCCTTTGTATACCGTCAAACATTGATTCAATAAGTCCAGGTCCAAGTTCAACACTTAGAGGTTCTCCAGTAGTAACTACTGGGTCCCCAGGTCCTATGCCAGATGTTTCTTCATATACCTGAATTGAAGCCTTATCTTCTCTCATTTCTATAATTTCACCAATAAGGCCCTTATCTCCAACTCTTACAACATCATATATATTAGCTTCATCCATATTTTCAGCAACTACCAATGGACCTGAAACTTTTATAATTTTTCCAGTTTTCAAGTTACCAACCTACCTTCCTATAAAATATTAACACCAACAGCTTTTTCCACATTATCGCTGATTTTTTGTATTCCTATGTTCAATGTTCCCTGATTGCTTGGAATTAATATTACAGCAGGAAGTGTTTTTTTATTGTATCTTTCTATAGTATCCTCTATATCCTTTGCAACCTGTTCTGTTACAAATATAACTGCGTAATCTGTCATAGCTAATTTATCGACAATTTTTCTTGCTTCTTCTTCATTTACTACTGGAAATACATCAAGTCCAATAGCCTTAAAAGCCAAAACAGAATCTTTGTCTCCAACAACTCCTATCTTCTTATACATAAGCATCACGCAGCCTTTCTCTTATTACTTCCGCAGCAATATTATTGAGCTTGCCAACCATTATTATTCTTATTAACTTTATCTCAGTTTCCTTTGCATATATATACGCAATTACCGGTTCAAGACCAAAACTTACATATTTAGCTTCTTTCATAAACTTCATTATATAATCATCACTTAATTTTTCAAGTAAAGTAACTGAACCAGTTTTAGAATAATCTTCCACTCCTAGTTTAAGAATTTCACTATAATCAGTATGTGAAAATTTACTTGATATGTTATCAACTGATTCGTTTAATAAAGCAACTAGTTTATCTTTTGAAATTGAACCTCCAGGTAACATTACAGATAGGAAGAATTCTCTTCCCTTATTCTGCTTTTTAACCCTTAACAAAGTTTTTATATTAGTTAAATCTGAAAGAATTT is part of the Haloimpatiens sp. FM7315 genome and harbors:
- the queA gene encoding tRNA preQ1(34) S-adenosylmethionine ribosyltransferase-isomerase QueA, producing MDVKDFYFELPEELIAQHPTEKRDESRLMVLDKINGDIEHKHFKDIIDYLNPEDCLILNNTRVLPARLIGSKVATGGKMEFLLLKRTGNNTWETLVKPGKKAKIGAEFIFGNGELKAKVLGMGEEGSRIVEFEYQGIFEEVLDKLGQMPLPPYITEKLKDKERYQTVYSKEVGSAAAPTAGLHFTKELLKKIQDKGIKLAFVTLHVGLGTFRPVKVEKIEDHHMHSEYYTMSKETAEVINETKKKGGRVVAVGTTSCRTLETIGKKDGIAREQSGWTDIFIYPGCKLKIVDALITNFHLPESTLIMLVSALAGRDSIMNAYNTAVKERYRFFSFGDAMFIK
- the ruvB gene encoding Holliday junction branch migration DNA helicase RuvB, with the translated sequence MEDRFITASSLDGDLENEYSLRPQSFNEYIGQKKVKEKLDIFVKAAIKMEEPLDHVLLYGPPGLGKTTLANIIAKEMGGSLKITSGPAIERAGDLAAILTSLNTYDVLFIDEIHRLNRAVEEILYPAMEDFALDIVIGKGAAAKSIRLDLSKFTLIGATTRVGLLTSPLRDRFGVLCPMEFYEVDELTDIILRSSKILNLKIDKEAAIEIARRSRGTPRIANRILKRVRDYSLVKGNGFIDLEIAKLALNLLDVDQEGFDTIDNKILKAIVENFKGGPVGLETLAYFIGEELDTIEDVYEPYLMQKGFVIRTPRGRLATEKAFRHLKKDMPKDYRNSNQVSMF
- the ruvA gene encoding Holliday junction branch migration protein RuvA, giving the protein MYEYIKGVYKGINEDYIIVENHGIGYKIFTSGTTMTTVPNINDEITIYTMQIVREDFIGIYGFMTREELELFNLFLKVNGVGPKAALSLLSISSVDGLKKAVVLKDEVLITKAPGIGKKTAQRIILELKDKILIEEESIDEIESMKNNSINDKICMETVQALISLGYNEKEANKALKSVEGDTVEDLIKNSLKYLMN
- a CDS encoding YebC/PmpR family DNA-binding transcriptional regulator, translated to MSGHSKWHNIQAKKGKTDAKRGKIFTKIGKEIMVAVKTGGANLDANPRLRDVVAKAKASNMPNDTITRSIKKASGELGDANFDEIVYEGYGPAGIAVIVNVLTDNKNRSAGNVRHAFTKHGGNMGSTGCVSFMFQKKGQIVIEKKDGLDEDELMMMVLDSGAEDFEAEDEVYVVTTEPEDFGSVREALESNELEFLEAEIKMIPDTLTAIDESTATKFQKMLDQLEDDDDVQDVYHNAEFPEGFEE
- a CDS encoding V-type ATP synthase subunit D encodes the protein MARLNVNPTRMELTQLKKRLVTATRGHKLLKDKQDELMRRFIDLIKHNNQLRKSVEEELGSSLKKFVIARALMSSEFLEEAISYPKENISVEVTKKNIMSVNVPVMNFKRELGEDEGSIYPYGFANTSAELDGALEKLCDILPKLLELAEVEKSCQLMSDEIEKTRRRVNALEYMTIPQLQETIKYIQMKLDENERGNLTRLMKVKSMLEEAKEKARA
- a CDS encoding V-type ATP synthase subunit B, with the protein product MLKEYRTVKEIVGPLMIVEGVEGVKYDELVEIEIQTGELRRGKVLEIDGDKAMVQLFEGSSGINLKGTKAKFLGRPLEIGVSEDMLGRVFDGMGKPKDHGPKIIPEKRLDINGEAINPVARDFPSEFIQTGISAIDGLNTLVRGQKLPVFSGSGLPHAELAAQIARQAKVLNSSSKFAVVFAAIGITFEEAEFFVEEFTKTGAIDRSVLFMNLASDPAIERIATPRMALTTAEYLAYEKGMHVLVILTDITNYCEALREVSAARKEVPGRRGYPGYLYTDLSTIYERAGRIRGKEGSITQIPILTMPEDDKTHPIPDLTGYITEGQIILSRELYKKGIMPPIDVLPSLSRLKDKGIGKGKTREDHADTMNQLFSAYAQGKQAKELAAILGESALSDIDKKYAEFAESFEKEYVAQGFGTNRTVEETLNLGWKLLKILPKTELKRIRDEYLEKYLEERKDD
- a CDS encoding V-type ATP synthase subunit A, translated to MKTGKIIKVSGPLVVAENMDEANIYDVVRVGDKGLIGEIIEMREDKASIQVYEETSGIGPGDPVVTTGEPLSVELGPGLIESMFDGIQRPLDAFMKKSQSSFLTKGVSVLALDREKKWSFNPILKAGDEVEAGDVIGTIQETPVVLHKIMVPFGVKGKIKEIKQGDFTIEEIVCVLDTEKGDRELSLLQKWPVRKGRPYSRKLNPVEPMITGQRVIDTFFPVAKGGAAAVPGPFGAGKTVVQHQIAKWGDAEIVVYVGCGERGNEMTDVLNEFPELKDPRTGESLMKRTVLIANTSNMPVAAREASIYTGITIAEYFRDMGYSVSIMADSTSRWAEALREMSGRLEEMPGDEGYPAYLGSRLADYYERAGKVVCLGGEERQGAVTAIGAVSPPGGDLSEPVTQATLRIVKVFWGLDAQLAYRRHFPSINWLNSYSLYSEKMGSWMDKKVASDWSKYTREAMVLLQEEAKLEEIVRLVGIDALSEKDRLKLEVAKSIREDYLQQNAFHEIDTYASLDKQYKMLKLIIEFKLEAEKALKAGVYLDKILKLPVRDKIARSKYTPEDEIDKIEGVYSELKNQMNSLISEGGVLDA
- a CDS encoding V-type ATP synthase subunit F, with amino-acid sequence MLMYKKIGVVGDKDSVLAFKAIGLDVFPVVNEEEARKIVDKLAMTDYAVIFVTEQVAKDIEDTIERYNKKTLPAVILIPSNQGTLNIGIQKISDNVEKAVGVNIL